ATTCATTGATAAAAGTCAACAAGGGTCCATCCAAGAATTCTTCAATTCCGAAAACAACAGGGACCGGAAAATTTGATGAAAATTTTCTGTTATTCAATGAGTCGCTAATTGTGATAAACGGTACTGACGAAGCAGAAGTGGTATGCAGATCAAGAAAGAAAAATGGACCTGGATCGTTCAGCAAAATTGCCTTAACAATTGACAAGATTTCTTTTTTCTCCTTTTTTTCTGCTTTCAGTCCTACATCACTCCTTATCGGATCCTCAAAATGCTCATTTCTCCAAATCCTGTTCAGATCAAACTTCTCAAAGCGAACCCCCTTGTTTAAGGCATTTATATTTCCTAAAATGAAATGGACGTTGCCCTTAAACTTAATATTGCTTTCAGCAATTTTTGAAATTACCTTTTCAGAAGCATGTACGCCTGCCTTTTCATTTCCATGTATTCCGGCAAAAACTATTATGGTAGGGCCATTGTTTGTACCATAAAAACTTCCAAGAATCCTGTTTTTAGGAGAATATTGTTTCTTATTCTTTTTAACGGCTGGCATATCAGGAACTCAGTATTTTATTCAGATCGTTTTTTGTAAGTATTCCAACCAGATCCTCTAATTCTACAATGGGCAAACAACCAATGTTGTTCTCAATCATAATCGAATTCGCTTTTTCGATAGAAGTTTCTGAATCAACGGTAATCACCTCTTTGACCATTATATCTTTAGCTATAATTACGTTGGTATCCTGACCAAAAATCTCCTGAATATTTTTCTTGGTAATCAAACCTGTTAGCCTGTTGTTGTCGTTTACGACAGGAATATGATGAATGTTACGCCAATCCATGATTTTTGCAACCAGCTCAACGAGGTCATTCTCATTAACTACGAACACCTCTGTTGTCATGAATTTTTCCAATTTAGTCATACCAATATCGAGATCCAGAACGTGATTGTCTTTAGCCAGCTTCCAGTCATGAACAGGTTTTCCTTCTTTCTGGTTTTTATATAAATGGGCGGTTAAGGTAGCATTGGCAATATCCTTTGTCATTTTTTTCTTAAGAATACGATTGCTGTGTCTTATCCACTGAGAACCGGTATATCTCGTTTCAGCTCGCTTTTGAATAATATTGAGATAGTAATCGATATCTTTCTGATCAATTTTTGATTTGAGAAGCCCTTCTCTTGCAATTGGAATTAACTCTGTAAGAATCAATCTTCTCGCAGAAATACCTTTACCAAACCAATTAAAATAAGTGTTGATGCCTGTTCTGGCAGCATTTATAAAGTTACCCTTAACCTCATTAAATGGAAGAAAATCGTGTAAATTTTTATATTTTTCGGGAATCCCCTGCATCAGACCGACCCAGAATAATGCGTTAGCGACTTCATCTTTTACCGTAGGCCCTGAAGGAATATACCTGTTTTCAATTCTCATATGGGGAACCCCATTGGTTTCTCCGTAACATAATCGATTCCATCTGTAAATAGTGCCATTATGAATATGGATCGCTTCCAGTTTAGGTATTTTTCCATTTTTCAGTTGAGCAATCGCATCCTCTTTCATTTCTTTGGTCGTCGTAAGCAAGGGAGTATATCTGACGATATCATCCTGATATAACTCTATCACCGAATCCTTTATCCAATTACTTCCGAAAGAAACCCTAGGTTTTTGCTCCCTTAGCAGATACGAACGGTTTCTTAAGTCAACACTTTGTTGAAACAGAGCAATTCTGGTTTCACTCCATAGTTCACGCCCCAGCAACAATGGTGAATTTGCTGTAATCGACAACACAGGACCCGCTATGGTTTGCGCCCAGTTGTATTTATCAACCAGTTCATCCTGAGGAATCTGTAAATGTATCTGAAAACTTGTATTACATGCCTCAAACAAAATTGATTTATGATTAATGATCAATTCATCGACGCCCTTTATCCTTAATAGAAAATCATCTCCTCTGATACTTTTCAAAATCTTATTCAATACCTTGTACCTTGGATAAGGTGTAATATTCTTGAAAATCATATCGCGTTTTCTCAAGGTAGGAAGAATACCCGTAAGAATGATTTTCGTATTGTCAACTTGAGAAGCGATTTTATCTGCAACGGAAATCAATTCATTTAACTCTTTCTCAATTTTCGAAAAGCACTGTCCTGAAAGTTCTAAGGGGTCCAGATTGATCTCCATATTGAACAAGGCAAGCTCAGTTGTAAAATGGGGATCGTTGATCTTTTTCAGAATTTCTAAGGAATTGCACGATGGTCTGTAGTTTTTATCAACAAGACAAAGTTCTTGTTCGGCCCCAATTCGCCGTATACCCTTTTCAAAAACTTCCGCGTCCAGCATCATTTCCAAAGCCTTTACATCATTGAGCAAATGATATAAAAACTCCTTACGCTCTCTTAAACTTTCAATTGCTTTAACAGACTGAGAACCCATGAACCATCATATTTACCTAAGTAAAAATAGGTTAAAAATAATGGTAATTAAATGATTATTATCATATAACAAGTGAAGAAGCGAACAATGGCTTATCCTGCATCATTTTGTTAACCTTTTGAGCCACAGATTCTAAAACACTATCATCCTCAAAATCAAGGATTACTTCATCAATGAGATCCACTACGGCCTGCATGTCCGACTCTATGAGCCCTCTGGTTGTAATGGCTGCAGAACCAATTCTGATTCCAGAAGTGATAAAAGGTGATTTATCGTCAAAAGGCACCATATTCTTGTTCACTGTAATATCAGCTTTCACCAAAGCATTTTCTGCTTCCTTTCCTGTGATATTTTTATTTCTTAAATCGATGAGCATCATATGATTGTCGGTTCCTCCCGAGATAATATGATAACCTTTCTCAACAAAAGCCTTGGCAAGGGCTGCTGCATTTTTCTTTACCTGAATCTGATAATTTAAAAATTCATCGGTAAGTGCCTCTCCAAAAGCTATGGCCTTGGCAGCAATGATGTGCTCTAAAGGACCGCCCTGGATTCCAGGAAAAACCGCAGCGTTCAAAATTGTACTCATCATTTTCACCTTTCCCTTGAGGGTTGTCTCACCCATTGGATTCTCAAAATCTTTTCCAAGCATGATGATACCTCCTCTGGGTCCTCTCAGGGTCTTATGAGTTGTGGTAGTTACAATATGGCAATGAGGAATAGGATCGTTCAGAATTCCTTTGGCGATAAGTCCGGCTGGATGTGAAATGTCTGCCAGTAAGATGGCTCCTACACTATCTGCAATTACTCTAAAACGTTTAAAATCAATATCTCTTGAATAGGCTGAAGCACCAGCAATAATTAATTTGGGTTTTACTTCGTCAGCTTTTTCCTGTATTTTATCATAATCCAGAACACCGGTTTCCTTATCTACTCCGTAAAAAGCTGTCTTATAAAGTTTTCCTGAAAAATTAACCGGAGATCCATGAGTCAAGTGCCCTCCGTGTGAAAGGTCAAATCCTAATATCTGATCACCCGGCTTTAAGACGGCCTGAAAAACAGCTGTATTTGCCTGAGAACCCGAATGAGGCTGAACATTGACATATTCGGCATTGAAAAGTTCCTTTGCTCTGTCAATGGCAATTTGTTCAATCTGATCGACAATCTCACATCCCCCGTAGTATCTTTTCCCGGGGTAACCCTCTGCATATTTATTGGTTAAAATGGATCCTGCAGCTTCCATAACCTGTTCGCTCACATAGTTTTCTGAAGCTATTAACTCTAAACCATTTGTTTGTCTTTCTCTTTCCTCTGAAATCAGGTCAAAAATTATTTGATCTCGGCTCATGAATGTCGTTTTATTTGTAAATTTATAATTCAGCACAAAAATAATAAATTCATCCCTGATAAATGGAGAAACTTCTATATTTGAAATGAAATAATTGTTTTCTTAATTAAAAGAAAATATTTTATCAAATTCTTAAAAAACATGAAAATAACTGCTAATAATCCGAAACGAAAAAGCTGGCTACCTGTTGAAAAGGATTCAGATTTTCCTATTCAAAACATTCCTTTTGGCGTTTTTCTCACCAAGGATGATATCACCACCATTGGAACCAGAATAGGCAATTCTGCAATAGATCTGGCCGCATTTCAACAATTGGGATACTTTGAAGGAATTCCGTTAACAGATGATATTTTTATGCAGGACTCCTTAAATGATTTTATTGCTGATGGCAGAACGACCTGGAGACTTGTTCGAAACAGAATTGCCGAAGTCTTTGATAAAGAAAACAATAAGTTAAAAAATAATAAGAAACACTGTGATGAAATCATTTTTGACATTGATGAAGTGGAAATGCTTTTACCGGTTGATATTGGTGATTACACAGATTTTTATTCAAGTAAGGATCACGCTACGAACGTGGGTACTATGTTCAGAGACCCCGAAAATGCATTGCTCCCAAATTGGCTGCACATTCCTGTGGGCTATCATGGAAGGGCCTCGTCCATTGTGGTATCCGGAACAAAGATCAGAAGGCCTTTAGGTCAGACCCTTCCACAAGGTGCCAAGGAACCTGTTTTTGGCCCATGTAAATTACTTGATTTCGAGGTTGAAATGGGATTTATTACCACAGCTGCAAACGACCTTGGAAAACCGGTGCCGGTCGCAGAAGCAAGAAATCATATTTTTGGTATGGTTCTGCTTAATGACTGGTCAGCAAGAGATATTCAAAAATGGGAATATGTCCCTCTGGGCCCCTTTCTCGCAAAGAATTTCGCTTCAACAATCTCTCCTTGGGTTGTTACTTTGGATGCCCTGGAACCTTATAGGTCAAAGGGGCCTGAACAAGACCCAAAACCCTTGCCCTATCTTGAGGAAGAAGGGCTGAACAGTTATGATATTAAGTTGCTCACTTCGATTAAACCCAAAAAACAAAAAGAGACTTTGGTCAGCGCGACAAATTTCAATAACCTCTATTGGAGTATTGCTCAGCAATTGGCGCATCAAACAGTTAACGGCTGTAATGTCAGAGCAGGTGATCTGTACGGAAGCGGCACTATATCCGGTAAAGAAAAAAGTAGTTACGGGTCTATGCTCGAATTAACCTGGAAAGGAACTGAACCTCTTAAAATGTCAGATGGAACCGAAAGAAAGTTTATTCTTGACGGAGACACGGTTATCATGCGAGGACATTGCGATAATGGAGAGGTAAGAATCGGTTTTGGTGAATGCATCGGAAAAATTAAAAAGGCTCGAAGCTTGGAAGACATCTAAGCTGTTTTTTCAAGGTTCGGAACGATTTCCAAGATATCGTAATGAGACCCGTGAGCAATTACTTTTTCAGAGTTTATCACGATAAGCTGTGGAGATTCATGCCTAATATTAAGTTCTTCAGCAAGCCAGTTTGACAAGCATCGGTGCGTTTGAATATGGAGATAATAAAAACCAAGCCCCTTTTCAATCAATTGATTTTCAAATCTTTTCTTTACCATGGAGCTTACTCCGCATCTGCTGCTATGCTTAAAAATATAAACGTTCCTTTTTTTTGACAAAATCATGATTTCCTCCCATTGTTCCAAATCCAATAATGGTTTCCGAAAGTCTTCTCCGTAATTTTCTGAGTTCCCTCTAGAATTAAAAATATTAAATTTCATAGTTAAGAATTTCTGGATAATTCAATGACAGTAATTTCCGGCCAGATCCCAACCCTACCGGGAAAACCCAGGAACCCAAATCCTCTATTCACATACAAATACTGCTTCTTTTTCTCGTAAAGTCCTGCCCATTGCGGATAAATGTATTTTATCGGGCTCCATTTGAATCCTGGAATCTCTACACCAAACTGCATACCATGGGTATGTCCGGAAAGTGTGAGATCAAAATGTTCCGGATGTTCAATAACTTTCTTATTCCAGTGTGTTGGATCATGACTTAACAAAATCTTGAATTCCATGTCCTGGTTTCCTTCAAGTGCTTTATCCAAATCTCCTCGCTGCGGAAATGGCTTGTTGCCCCAGTTTTCGACGCCGTAAATACCAAATTTGTCTTCCCCTTTTCTGATAATCACATTTTCGTTATTCAACAACTGAAAGCCCATCTCTTTCTGGTATTTATACAGCAACTGCATATTTTCCTCCTTGGAGGCCGCTGAATCCCACTGTTTATAATCACCATAATCATGGTTTCCTAAAACCGAATACACTCCATTTGTTGCTTTGAGACGTTTGAAATCTTCAATAAATGGAAGTATTTCACGAGAATCATTATTGACAAGATCTCCAGTAAACAAAATGAGATCAGGATTTTGCTGATTGATCATTTCAATTCCTTCAGAAATAGCTGAAGCATCATCAAAACTGCCGGAATGAATATCAGAAATTTGAACGATCCTGAATCCTTCAAAAGCCTTTGGCAAATTATCAAAGGATAATTTTAAGGTGTTTACACGAAAATTATATTTTCCTTTGGTGATGCCATAAAGCATGGAAGTAAAAGGAATGGCGGCTACGATCAAACCCGATTTTCTG
This DNA window, taken from Lutimonas zeaxanthinifaciens, encodes the following:
- a CDS encoding CBS domain-containing protein gives rise to the protein MGSQSVKAIESLRERKEFLYHLLNDVKALEMMLDAEVFEKGIRRIGAEQELCLVDKNYRPSCNSLEILKKINDPHFTTELALFNMEINLDPLELSGQCFSKIEKELNELISVADKIASQVDNTKIILTGILPTLRKRDMIFKNITPYPRYKVLNKILKSIRGDDFLLRIKGVDELIINHKSILFEACNTSFQIHLQIPQDELVDKYNWAQTIAGPVLSITANSPLLLGRELWSETRIALFQQSVDLRNRSYLLREQKPRVSFGSNWIKDSVIELYQDDIVRYTPLLTTTKEMKEDAIAQLKNGKIPKLEAIHIHNGTIYRWNRLCYGETNGVPHMRIENRYIPSGPTVKDEVANALFWVGLMQGIPEKYKNLHDFLPFNEVKGNFINAARTGINTYFNWFGKGISARRLILTELIPIAREGLLKSKIDQKDIDYYLNIIQKRAETRYTGSQWIRHSNRILKKKMTKDIANATLTAHLYKNQKEGKPVHDWKLAKDNHVLDLDIGMTKLEKFMTTEVFVVNENDLVELVAKIMDWRNIHHIPVVNDNNRLTGLITKKNIQEIFGQDTNVIIAKDIMVKEVITVDSETSIEKANSIMIENNIGCLPIVELEDLVGILTKNDLNKILSS
- the glyA gene encoding serine hydroxymethyltransferase, translated to MSRDQIIFDLISEERERQTNGLELIASENYVSEQVMEAAGSILTNKYAEGYPGKRYYGGCEIVDQIEQIAIDRAKELFNAEYVNVQPHSGSQANTAVFQAVLKPGDQILGFDLSHGGHLTHGSPVNFSGKLYKTAFYGVDKETGVLDYDKIQEKADEVKPKLIIAGASAYSRDIDFKRFRVIADSVGAILLADISHPAGLIAKGILNDPIPHCHIVTTTTHKTLRGPRGGIIMLGKDFENPMGETTLKGKVKMMSTILNAAVFPGIQGGPLEHIIAAKAIAFGEALTDEFLNYQIQVKKNAAALAKAFVEKGYHIISGGTDNHMMLIDLRNKNITGKEAENALVKADITVNKNMVPFDDKSPFITSGIRIGSAAITTRGLIESDMQAVVDLIDEVILDFEDDSVLESVAQKVNKMMQDKPLFASSLVI
- the fahA gene encoding fumarylacetoacetase encodes the protein MKITANNPKRKSWLPVEKDSDFPIQNIPFGVFLTKDDITTIGTRIGNSAIDLAAFQQLGYFEGIPLTDDIFMQDSLNDFIADGRTTWRLVRNRIAEVFDKENNKLKNNKKHCDEIIFDIDEVEMLLPVDIGDYTDFYSSKDHATNVGTMFRDPENALLPNWLHIPVGYHGRASSIVVSGTKIRRPLGQTLPQGAKEPVFGPCKLLDFEVEMGFITTAANDLGKPVPVAEARNHIFGMVLLNDWSARDIQKWEYVPLGPFLAKNFASTISPWVVTLDALEPYRSKGPEQDPKPLPYLEEEGLNSYDIKLLTSIKPKKQKETLVSATNFNNLYWSIAQQLAHQTVNGCNVRAGDLYGSGTISGKEKSSYGSMLELTWKGTEPLKMSDGTERKFILDGDTVIMRGHCDNGEVRIGFGECIGKIKKARSLEDI
- the ytxJ gene encoding bacillithiol system redox-active protein YtxJ, with translation MKFNIFNSRGNSENYGEDFRKPLLDLEQWEEIMILSKKRNVYIFKHSSRCGVSSMVKKRFENQLIEKGLGFYYLHIQTHRCLSNWLAEELNIRHESPQLIVINSEKVIAHGSHYDILEIVPNLEKTA
- a CDS encoding metallophosphoesterase, with the translated sequence MSTRNISFNLIWTLIVFLIMDVYVYTALRKSINTSKWKNYFNFLFIIFLALGYTGFYYLYTYFTSKPLSVEWAPNLLIGFFFAFMVVKILLVLLFLFEDIFRYLTYFVLVIRNLFQSKKGETSRPGRRAFIRKSGLIVAAIPFTSMLYGITKGKYNFRVNTLKLSFDNLPKAFEGFRIVQISDIHSGSFDDASAISEGIEMINQQNPDLILFTGDLVNNDSREILPFIEDFKRLKATNGVYSVLGNHDYGDYKQWDSAASKEENMQLLYKYQKEMGFQLLNNENVIIRKGEDKFGIYGVENWGNKPFPQRGDLDKALEGNQDMEFKILLSHDPTHWNKKVIEHPEHFDLTLSGHTHGMQFGVEIPGFKWSPIKYIYPQWAGLYEKKKQYLYVNRGFGFLGFPGRVGIWPEITVIELSRNS